Proteins from a single region of Ensifer adhaerens:
- a CDS encoding 2-oxoglutarate dehydrogenase E1 component, with product MTRQEANEQFQLTSFLDGANAAYIEQLQARYETDPASVSAEWQAFFKALADRPEDVVKAAKGASWKKNNWPIQANGELVSALDGDWGTVEKVIEKKVKAKAEEAAAATGTVASAADIHQATRDSVRAIMMIRAYRARGHLHAKLDPLGLAAPVEDYNELSPSNYGFEDKDLDRKIFIDNVLGLEYASIREMVEILERTYCSTIGVEFMHMSNPEEKAWIQERIEGPDKGVEFTPEGKKAILQKLIESEGFEQFIDVKYKGTKRFGLDGGESLIPALEQIIKRGGQEGLKEIVLGMAHRGRLNVLSQVMAKPHRAIFHEFKGGSYAPDDVEGSGDVKYHLGASSDREFDGNKVHLSLTANPSHLEIVNPVVMGKARAKQDQMATVFEGDIIPLRERSKVMPLLLHGDAAFAGQGVIAEILGLSGLRGHRVAGTVHFIINNQIGFTTNPAFSRSSPYPSDVAKMIEAPIFHVNGDDPEAVVYAAKIATEFRMKFHKPVVIDMFCYRRFGHNEGDEPAFTQPKMYKVIRGHKTVVQLYSDRLVAEGLMSEGEVEKMKADWRAHLEQEFEAGQSYKPNKADWLDGVWSGLRSADNQDEQRRGKTSVPMKQLKEVGRKISEIPAGFNAHRTIQRFMENRANMIQTGEGVDWAMAEALAFGTLVTEGTKIRLSGQDCERGTFSQRHSVLYDQQTEERYIPLANLSPTQARYEVINSMLSEEAVLGFEYGYSLARPNALTLWEAQFGDFANGAQVVFDQFISSGERKWLRMSGLVCLLPHGYEGQGPEHSSARLERFLQLCAEDNMQVANVTTPANYFHILRRQVKRDFRKPLVLMTPKSLLRHKRAVSSLSEMAGESSFHRLLWDDAEVIKDGPIKLQKDSKIRRVVLCSGKVYYDLLEEREKRGIDDIYLLRVEQLYPFPAKALINELSRFRNAEMVWCQEEPKNMGAWSFIDPYLEWVLAHIDAKYQRVRYTGRPAAASPATGLMSKHLAQLAAFLEDALGG from the coding sequence TCGAAAAGAAGGTGAAGGCGAAGGCTGAGGAAGCCGCCGCTGCTACCGGCACAGTCGCAAGCGCTGCCGACATCCATCAGGCGACGCGCGATTCCGTTCGCGCCATCATGATGATCCGCGCCTATCGCGCCCGTGGCCACCTGCACGCCAAACTCGATCCGCTCGGCCTTGCTGCCCCGGTCGAAGACTACAACGAGCTTTCGCCTTCGAACTACGGGTTCGAGGACAAGGATCTCGACCGCAAGATCTTCATCGACAACGTGCTCGGCCTCGAATACGCCAGCATTCGCGAGATGGTCGAAATCCTCGAGCGCACTTACTGCTCGACGATCGGCGTCGAATTCATGCACATGTCCAACCCGGAAGAGAAGGCCTGGATCCAGGAACGTATCGAAGGGCCGGACAAGGGTGTCGAGTTCACCCCGGAAGGCAAGAAGGCGATCCTGCAGAAGCTGATCGAGTCGGAAGGCTTCGAGCAGTTCATCGACGTCAAGTACAAGGGCACCAAGCGCTTCGGTCTCGACGGCGGCGAATCGCTGATCCCGGCGCTTGAGCAGATCATCAAGCGCGGCGGCCAGGAAGGCCTCAAGGAAATCGTTCTCGGCATGGCCCACCGCGGCCGTCTGAACGTGCTCTCCCAGGTCATGGCGAAGCCCCACCGTGCTATCTTCCACGAGTTCAAGGGCGGCTCCTACGCACCTGACGACGTCGAAGGTTCGGGCGACGTGAAGTACCACCTCGGCGCTTCCTCCGACCGCGAGTTCGACGGCAACAAGGTTCACCTGTCGCTGACGGCAAACCCGTCGCACCTCGAAATCGTCAACCCTGTGGTCATGGGCAAGGCCCGCGCCAAGCAGGACCAGATGGCAACGGTGTTCGAAGGCGACATCATTCCGCTGCGCGAACGCTCCAAGGTCATGCCGCTGCTGCTGCATGGCGATGCCGCCTTTGCCGGCCAGGGCGTGATTGCCGAAATCCTCGGCCTTTCCGGCCTGCGCGGTCACCGCGTTGCCGGCACGGTTCACTTCATCATCAACAACCAGATCGGCTTCACCACCAATCCGGCTTTCTCGCGCTCGTCGCCCTATCCGTCCGACGTCGCCAAGATGATCGAGGCGCCGATCTTCCACGTCAACGGCGACGATCCGGAAGCGGTCGTCTATGCTGCCAAGATCGCGACCGAATTCCGGATGAAGTTCCACAAGCCGGTCGTCATCGACATGTTCTGCTACCGCCGCTTCGGCCATAACGAAGGCGACGAGCCGGCGTTCACCCAGCCGAAGATGTACAAGGTCATCCGTGGCCACAAGACGGTCGTCCAGCTCTACTCCGACCGCCTGGTCGCCGAGGGCCTGATGTCGGAAGGCGAAGTCGAAAAGATGAAGGCCGACTGGCGCGCGCACCTCGAGCAGGAGTTCGAGGCCGGCCAGTCCTACAAGCCGAACAAGGCCGACTGGCTCGACGGTGTCTGGTCGGGCCTGCGCTCGGCCGACAATCAGGACGAACAGCGCCGCGGCAAGACCTCGGTGCCGATGAAGCAGCTCAAGGAAGTCGGTCGCAAGATCTCCGAAATTCCGGCGGGCTTCAACGCGCACCGCACGATCCAGCGCTTCATGGAAAATCGCGCCAACATGATCCAGACCGGCGAAGGCGTCGACTGGGCCATGGCTGAAGCGCTCGCCTTCGGCACGCTGGTCACGGAAGGCACCAAGATCCGCCTGTCGGGCCAGGACTGCGAACGCGGCACCTTCTCGCAGCGCCATTCGGTTCTCTACGATCAGCAGACCGAAGAGCGCTACATCCCGCTCGCCAACCTGTCGCCGACCCAGGCCCGCTACGAGGTCATCAACTCGATGCTCTCGGAAGAGGCCGTGCTCGGCTTCGAATACGGCTATTCGCTGGCACGTCCGAATGCGCTGACCCTCTGGGAAGCCCAGTTCGGCGACTTCGCCAACGGTGCACAGGTCGTCTTCGACCAGTTCATCTCGTCGGGCGAACGCAAGTGGCTGCGCATGTCGGGTCTCGTCTGCCTGCTGCCGCACGGCTATGAAGGCCAGGGTCCAGAGCACTCGTCCGCCCGCCTCGAGCGCTTCCTGCAGCTTTGCGCAGAAGACAACATGCAGGTCGCCAACGTCACCACGCCGGCGAACTACTTCCACATCCTGCGCCGCCAGGTGAAGCGTGATTTCCGCAAGCCGCTGGTGCTGATGACGCCGAAGTCGCTGCTGCGTCACAAGCGTGCGGTCTCCAGCCTGTCGGAAATGGCCGGCGAGAGCTCGTTCCACCGCCTGCTGTGGGACGATGCCGAGGTGATCAAGGATGGTCCGATCAAGCTGCAGAAGGACTCTAAGATCCGTCGCGTCGTGCTCTGCTCGGGCAAGGTCTACTACGACCTGCTCGAAGAACGCGAAAAGCGCGGCATCGACGATATCTACCTGCTGCGCGTCGAACAGCTCTATCCGTTCCCGGCCAAGGCGCTCATCAACGAGCTTAGCCGCTTCCGCAACGCGGAGATGGTCTGGTGCCAGGAAGAGCCGAAGAACATGGGCGCATGGTCGTTCATCGACCCGTACCTCGAGTGGGTTCTCGCCCATATCGATGCCAAGTATCAGCGCGTGCGCTACACCGGTCGTCCGGCTGCCGCGTCGCCGGCAACGGGCCTGATGTCGAAGCACCTGGCGCAGCTTGCCGCCTTCCTCGAGGACGCGCTGGGGGGCTGA